A genomic window from Klebsiella quasipneumoniae subsp. quasipneumoniae includes:
- the rpmF gene encoding 50S ribosomal protein L32 produces the protein MAVQQNKPTRSKRGMRRSHDALTAVTSLSVDKTSGEKHLRHHITADGFYRGRKVIAK, from the coding sequence ATGGCCGTACAACAGAATAAACCAACCCGTTCCAAACGTGGCATGCGTCGTTCCCATGACGCGCTGACCGCAGTCACCAGCCTGTCTGTAGACAAAACTTCTGGTGAGAAACACCTGCGTCACCACATCACTGCCGACGGTTTCTACCGCGGTCGCAAGGTTATCGCTAAGTAA
- the yceD gene encoding 23S rRNA accumulation protein YceD, which yields MQKVKLPLTLDPVRTAQKRLDYEGIYARDQVERVADSVVSVDSDVECSMSFAIDNQRLAVITGDAKVTVTLECQRCGKPFSHHVHTTYCFSPVRNDEQAEALPEAYEPIEVNEFGEIDLQAMVEDEIILSLPVVPVHDSEHCEVSDADMVFGELPEEAQKPNPFAVLASLKRK from the coding sequence ATGCAAAAGGTAAAATTACCCCTGACTCTTGATCCGGTACGCACGGCTCAAAAACGCCTTGATTACGAAGGCATCTATGCCCGCGATCAGGTTGAACGTGTAGCCGATTCTGTAGTCAGCGTGGACAGCGATGTGGAATGCAGCATGTCGTTCGCTATCGATAACCAGCGTCTCGCCGTCATTACAGGCGATGCGAAGGTAACGGTAACCCTCGAATGCCAGCGTTGCGGGAAACCGTTCTCCCATCACGTCCACACCACGTATTGTTTTAGCCCCGTCAGAAATGACGAACAGGCCGAAGCACTACCGGAAGCGTATGAGCCGATTGAGGTTAACGAATTCGGTGAAATCGACCTGCAGGCAATGGTCGAGGATGAAATTATCCTCTCCCTGCCCGTAGTTCCGGTGCATGATTCTGAACACTGTGAAGTGTCCGACGCGGACATGGTCTTTGGCGAACTGCCTGAAGAGGCACAAAAACCAAACCCATTTGCCGTATTAGCCAGCTTAAAGCGTAAGTAA
- a CDS encoding Maf family protein has product MSELILASTSPWRRMLLEKLGLPFECAAPDVDETPRPEESARQLVTRLAQAKAQSLASRYPNHLIIGSDQVCVLDGEITGKPHTEENARRQLRKASGSIVTFYTGLALYNSASGHLQTECEPFDVHFRHLSDKEIEGYVRKENPLQCAGSFKSEGLGITLFERLEGRDPNTLVGLPLIALCQMLRRENDNPLLG; this is encoded by the coding sequence ATGTCTGAACTTATCCTGGCGTCAACCTCTCCCTGGCGGCGCATGCTGCTGGAAAAACTGGGATTACCGTTTGAATGCGCGGCGCCTGACGTCGACGAAACGCCCCGTCCTGAAGAATCCGCGCGTCAGCTTGTCACCCGGCTGGCGCAGGCCAAAGCGCAGAGCCTGGCCTCGCGCTACCCCAATCACCTTATTATAGGCTCCGATCAGGTTTGCGTACTGGACGGTGAGATCACCGGTAAACCGCACACCGAGGAAAATGCCCGCAGGCAGTTGAGAAAGGCCAGCGGGTCAATCGTCACCTTTTATACCGGCCTGGCGCTGTATAACTCCGCCAGCGGTCATCTGCAAACCGAATGCGAGCCCTTTGACGTCCACTTCCGCCATCTCAGCGATAAAGAGATCGAAGGCTATGTGCGCAAAGAGAACCCGCTGCAGTGCGCCGGGAGTTTCAAGAGCGAGGGGTTAGGCATTACGCTGTTCGAACGGCTGGAAGGCCGCGACCCGAATACGCTGGTCGGGTTACCCTTAATCGCGCTGTGTCAGATGCTGCGCCGCGAAAACGACAACCCGCTGTTAGGCTAA
- the rluC gene encoding 23S rRNA pseudouridine(955/2504/2580) synthase RluC, whose protein sequence is MKTETPTVKMVAIAADEAGQRIDNFLRTQLKGVPKSMIYRILRKGEVRVNKKRVKPEYKLEAGDEVRIPPVRVAEREEEAVSPHLQKVAALSEVILYEDDHILVLNKPSGTAVHGGSGLSFGVIEGLRALRPEARFLELVHRLDRDTSGVLLVAKKRSALRSLHEQLRDKGMQKDYLALVRGQWQSHTKVVQAPLLKNILQSGERIVRVSQEGKPSETRFKVEERYEFATLVRCSPVTGRTHQIRVHTQYAGHPIAFDDRYGDREFDKQLSGTGLNRLFLHAAALKFTHPGSGEVMRVEAPLDNQLKHCLQVLRKSK, encoded by the coding sequence ATGAAAACTGAGACCCCAACCGTAAAAATGGTTGCCATTGCTGCTGATGAAGCGGGGCAACGTATCGACAACTTTTTGCGTACGCAATTGAAAGGCGTACCGAAGAGCATGATTTATCGCATCCTGCGTAAAGGCGAGGTGCGGGTGAATAAAAAACGCGTGAAGCCGGAGTATAAGCTGGAAGCGGGCGATGAAGTCCGTATCCCGCCGGTGCGCGTGGCGGAGCGTGAAGAAGAGGCGGTATCGCCGCATCTACAGAAAGTCGCGGCGCTCTCTGAGGTGATCCTCTATGAAGACGATCATATTCTGGTCCTCAATAAGCCTTCCGGCACTGCGGTACATGGCGGCAGCGGCCTGAGCTTCGGGGTGATTGAAGGGTTGCGCGCCCTGCGCCCGGAGGCGCGCTTCCTTGAGCTGGTGCATCGACTCGACCGCGATACTTCAGGCGTGCTGCTGGTGGCGAAAAAGCGCTCGGCGCTGCGTTCGCTGCACGAGCAGCTGCGCGATAAAGGCATGCAGAAAGACTATCTGGCGCTGGTGCGCGGCCAGTGGCAGTCGCATACCAAAGTAGTGCAGGCCCCGCTATTGAAGAACATTCTGCAGAGCGGGGAGCGAATTGTCCGCGTGAGTCAGGAAGGCAAGCCGTCAGAGACGCGCTTTAAAGTGGAAGAGCGTTATGAATTCGCCACGCTGGTGCGCTGCAGTCCGGTCACCGGGCGCACCCATCAGATTCGCGTTCATACCCAGTATGCCGGCCATCCTATCGCCTTTGACGACCGCTATGGCGACCGCGAATTTGATAAGCAACTCTCAGGTACCGGCTTAAACCGCCTGTTCCTCCACGCTGCTGCGCTGAAGTTTACCCACCCGGGGAGCGGGGAGGTGATGCGCGTTGAGGCGCCGCTGGATAACCAGCTGAAGCACTGTTTACAGGTGCTACGGAAGAGCAAATAA